The genomic DNA TTGGTCGCCATGCAGCCAAAGACGTAATCCGCCCGCGCCTCGGTCGGGTAGTCGTTCAGGGCCGGGGCGATCGGCTCTGCTGCCAGCAGGGGCGTCGCGGTCAGGGCAAGGCAAAGGGTCAGGATACGCATCATTCTTCCAGTGTCATGGTTTCGCTATAGGCGCCGGGACCGTCGCCCGCGTGGGCGGCCAGTTGCGTGATCATCCCCGGATCGGCGGGATCGAAGGTCAAATCGACGGCCAGCCCGGCCCAGTCACCCATGCGCGCGGCATTCGGGTCCTGTGCGAAAGGGGTCAGGCTGACGGTCTGCGGACCAGTCCCCGACAGATCAGGGGCGGCCTCTGCCAACGTCGCGCGCATCGTGTTGCGGATATAGAACGGGCTGCCGCCGGTCTGGGCCGCCATGTTCCGCACGACGTTTTCCAGAAAGAAGATCAGGACCGGGTTCGGCCCTTTGGCCGAAAAGCTGGCCACGGGTTTCGTTTGGTCACCCTCGATCCGCGTCATGACGATCTGCGGGCCGGTCTCGCCGGGCGTCACGGTCATCAGCACCTCACCGTCCACCACGGCGTCTGGCAGCGGCACACCCGTTCCGGCGCCGGGCATCGCCTGCCCGGCGGGCAGACCCGGCAGGCGGCGGTCAAGGGTGTATCGTACCACAGCGTAACTGGGCAGATCGGTCAGCGTACCGGGTGCCATGATCAGGTCCGTGAGCGGCCCCGCCAGCGCGGGCAGCGTCACGAGGCACAGACCCGCAGGCCCAAGTATCTTGAAAAAATTCATGAATTCAGTCCCTCATACTCAAACATTTGCCGTGGCGCCGGCAACAGTGCGTTGTGCCGCGTCCTGCAAGGCCGCGCACATCGCGCGTTGCAGCAGCGCCTCGTCGACAGGCTTGGCCAGCACCGCGATGCCGAGGGTGCCGGCATCGTCGGCCATTGCGTCCGTATCATCGCCGCTGACCAGAACCGCCGGCAGATCGTCGTCGCTGTCGGCGCGCAACTGCCGGATCGTCTGGATGCCTGTCTCGCCACCGTCGAGGCGATAGTCCGTCAATACCAGATCGGGGCGGCGACGGGACAGCGCCAGACGGGCCGCCTTGATCGTATCGACCGTCGTGACGGACATACCCCATCCGGTCAGCAATGCGTCGAACGCCTGCCGCATGGACGGATCATTCTCTACCACAAGCACATGAAGGCCTTTCAGACGCACCGCAAGATTACGGCGCGGGCGATCATGTTTCGGCACAGGCATCGCGCAGAGTCCGGACCTGACAGGCAGGCCGACGCGAAAACGCGACCCCTGCCCCGGTACCGAGATCAGCTCCAACGGATGCCCCAGAACATGGGTCGCCCGCTGGACGATCGACAGACCCAGGCCTGTGCCGGGCTGATCCGAATTGCCCAGACGCTCGAATTCCTGAAAGATCCGCTGCCGGTCGCCTTCGACGATCCCCGGACCCTGATCGCAGACGTCCAGCCAGGCCGTGTCACCGTGCCGACGCACACCGACCAGCACCTTGCGGCCATCGGTGTATTTGAGGGCGTTCGCGATCAGGTTCTGGGCGATCTGGCGCAGATAGACGGGATCACTCTCGACCGTCAGGCTGGACTTCACGAACCGCAGGTCGACGCCGCGCTGCACGGCCAGTGGCTGCAGGTCCAGTCCCAACCGCCAGAACAACCGGTCCAGCGACAGCGGAGTGAGGTCCAGCCGTACACTGCGCCCGTCCAGCCGCGCGATCTGCGACAATGCGCCGATCAGCTCTTCGGCGGATTCGATGGTGCCGGTCAGATGGGACACGATATCGACCTGCCGAGGATCCGTGGACAGATTGGCCAGATGCGACAGGAACATCTTGGCTGCACTTAGCGGTTGCAGCAGGTCGTGGCTGGCGGCCCGCAGAAAGCGGGACTTGGCACGGTTCGCCTCGTCGGCTGCCGCATGCGCCTGCGCCAGTTCAGCGTTGATCGCCTCCAGGTCGGTCAGCGCCCGTTCCAGATCGTCGTTGCGCGCAATGATTTCGCGCTCCAGCAGGGCGGCGGCGCGGGTCAGCGCATAGGACGGGCCGCGCGCCTCCTCCGCCCGCTCCAGCCGTTCGACCAGCGATTCCACGATGCGTTCCAGCTTGGCGATCTGCCGGTCCGGACTGTCAGCGTCACGCAGCATCCCCGGCCCTCCGCGTCAGGATCGCCAGACCGGCAAAGGTCTGGTTGACGTGAATCCCGCAGTGCTGTTCGCCATAGGTATTGAACCCCGCAATCCTGAATTTGCTGTAAAGGGCATTGATCAGCACGCCCTGCCCCGCCTCCTCCAGCGCGATGCGACGCAGGATGCAGTCAAAGCCAAGGATCAGCGCGACCTCTCCCAACTCGTCCAGCCGCTCTCGCATGCCGCGGGTCAGGCTGTCGGCCCGGCCGAGTTTCAGGATCGCGCCGGTTTCGACTGCCGACATCAGGGACAGCCCCCCGGATGCGGTGACACCGCTGATCGCACGGACGAAATGCCGCCCGTTGGACCGTTCGAGGATCGGGTTTGCCGCAAAGGCCGCGGGCCCCAGATCGGCAACAGGCACACCGATCAACCGGGCGTATTCCTCGACCGCGGGTTCGGCGTTGATCTCCTGCAGCAGCCTGTCGTCTGGGTCGGCACGCGTCACGAACATGCGCTGGCTTGCCGGGATGAAAGGATCGAAGACCACCTCTTCCACCGCAAAATCCGTCTCTATCAGGCAAAAGAGCGCACTTTCCTCGCGGCTTTCACCGTTGAGGGCGAGGTGTGTGCGGTCAAATCGCAGCCCGTCCCCGGCGGATCCGCCAAGCACCAGAAGGTCCGGCAGGGTGGCATTGACGGTCGTGGTAATCAGCTCCTCGCGCCCGCTCATGCCGTCGATCAGCAAAAGGCCGAACTGTGCGCGTCCGGGCGTGGGCGCGAAGCCTTGCGACAGGTCACGCAGGGTGCGCATCCAGCCGCGCGCCATGTGCTGACGCAGGGACGGCAGCCAGACGGCACTGGCCCGGAACGTGTCAGCCGGAAAGCCGATCAGCACGACCTGCTTGTCGTCATAGCCGCCGAAGGCGAACCCCCCGGCGGATGAACACCCCATGACATCGCACTGCGGACCGAAAGCTTCAGCCAGCAATGCGGATACGTCAGCCACCTGCCCGCCGTCCGGTGAAAAGAACAGGATCATCGTCAGGTCGCTGTCCCCGAAGGCCGCGCGGCAGGCAGCCAGAATGGCCGTGCCGTCGCCTTCCTGCGTAAGGACGATGGGATGTCGCGCCATGGCTGCGCTGTCGTCGCGCATGATTGCAGCCTTACGTCGTGAACAGCCGCGCCTTGGCGGCCAGAAGGGCGGCGTGGGTCCGGTTGCGCACATTCACCTTCGTCATGATCGCCGCGATATGTGTCTTCACTGTCGCCTCGGCGATCGACAACTCGTAAGAGATGATCTTGTTCGGCCGCCCCTGGCAGATCAGGCGAAGGATGTTCATCTGCTGCGGCGTCAGCGTGGCAAAACAGCGGGCCAGGGCCAGCGCCTCATCCTCTTCATCAGAGCAGGGATCGTAATCGTCCGGCAGCACGGTCTCGCCGCGCCACATACGGCGAAAGGCCTCCATCATCTCGGACTGCGGCATGGTCTTGGTAATATAGCCGCAGGCTCCTGCCGCGAGCACCGCCGTCACCATGCGCGACTCCAGTTCTGCCGACAGCACGGTGATCGGAACGTCCGGCGCTTTCTGACGCAGGGCCAGCAAGCCTTCGACGCCTTCGACGTCCGGCAGCTTGAGGTCCAAAACGATCGCGTCAGGCGGTCCATCAACCTTCAGCGCGGCGATGGCATCGCTCAGACTTGCGGCGACTCGCACCTTCTGCAGACCCAGTTCATGGGTCATCGTCATGACAAGCGCCTGACAGATCAGTGGATGGTCGTCGACGATCAGGACGGTCTCGATTCGCTTGCCAGCGGCAGCCGTCATCACGCTTTCACGGCTGGCGACGCCGATGTCTTCGTGTTTCATGGGTTCCTCCCCTTGGTTCGGACACTCCCCTGCCCGAACCTTGATCCTACTACCGAAACGTCCAATAGCGAGTGTCTTACGACATAATGCCTTGCGATCGGCGGATATCAGACGATTCTTCTGACAGGGTCAGCTACAGCTTCCCTTGAATCAGTCTGCCCAGCGCGAAAGCGCGTTGCTCCAGGATCACCGGCGTCTCGCAGAC from Loktanella sp. M215 includes the following:
- a CDS encoding FIST N-terminal domain-containing protein, which produces MRDDSAAMARHPIVLTQEGDGTAILAACRAAFGDSDLTMILFFSPDGGQVADVSALLAEAFGPQCDVMGCSSAGGFAFGGYDDKQVVLIGFPADTFRASAVWLPSLRQHMARGWMRTLRDLSQGFAPTPGRAQFGLLLIDGMSGREELITTTVNATLPDLLVLGGSAGDGLRFDRTHLALNGESREESALFCLIETDFAVEEVVFDPFIPASQRMFVTRADPDDRLLQEINAEPAVEEYARLIGVPVADLGPAAFAANPILERSNGRHFVRAISGVTASGGLSLMSAVETGAILKLGRADSLTRGMRERLDELGEVALILGFDCILRRIALEEAGQGVLINALYSKFRIAGFNTYGEQHCGIHVNQTFAGLAILTRRAGDAA
- a CDS encoding ATP-binding response regulator, which codes for MLRDADSPDRQIAKLERIVESLVERLERAEEARGPSYALTRAAALLEREIIARNDDLERALTDLEAINAELAQAHAAADEANRAKSRFLRAASHDLLQPLSAAKMFLSHLANLSTDPRQVDIVSHLTGTIESAEELIGALSQIARLDGRSVRLDLTPLSLDRLFWRLGLDLQPLAVQRGVDLRFVKSSLTVESDPVYLRQIAQNLIANALKYTDGRKVLVGVRRHGDTAWLDVCDQGPGIVEGDRQRIFQEFERLGNSDQPGTGLGLSIVQRATHVLGHPLELISVPGQGSRFRVGLPVRSGLCAMPVPKHDRPRRNLAVRLKGLHVLVVENDPSMRQAFDALLTGWGMSVTTVDTIKAARLALSRRRPDLVLTDYRLDGGETGIQTIRQLRADSDDDLPAVLVSGDDTDAMADDAGTLGIAVLAKPVDEALLQRAMCAALQDAAQRTVAGATANV
- a CDS encoding response regulator, which produces MKHEDIGVASRESVMTAAAGKRIETVLIVDDHPLICQALVMTMTHELGLQKVRVAASLSDAIAALKVDGPPDAIVLDLKLPDVEGVEGLLALRQKAPDVPITVLSAELESRMVTAVLAAGACGYITKTMPQSEMMEAFRRMWRGETVLPDDYDPCSDEEDEALALARCFATLTPQQMNILRLICQGRPNKIISYELSIAEATVKTHIAAIMTKVNVRNRTHAALLAAKARLFTT